A section of the Streptococcus oriscaviae genome encodes:
- the coaC gene encoding phosphopantothenoylcysteine decarboxylase encodes MANITLAVTGSISAYKAADLTSQLTKLGHNVTVLMTRSATEFIAPLTFQALSKNIVHLDIMVEEDPTSIKHIDIAKTTDLFLVAPASANTLAKLANGLADDIVSAVALALPIGVPKLIAPAMNTNMYLNPATQNNLEKLARYDYQEIKPREALLACGDFGTGALAEIDAILEKVSKTLHEV; translated from the coding sequence ATGGCAAACATTACGCTCGCTGTAACAGGATCTATCTCTGCCTATAAGGCTGCGGACTTGACCAGCCAGCTGACCAAGTTGGGCCACAATGTTACTGTGCTCATGACCCGTTCAGCTACTGAGTTTATTGCACCGCTGACCTTTCAGGCTCTGTCGAAAAATATAGTCCACCTCGATATCATGGTGGAAGAAGATCCTACTTCCATCAAGCATATTGACATCGCCAAGACAACTGACCTCTTCTTGGTCGCGCCTGCTTCTGCCAATACCTTAGCAAAATTAGCAAACGGTTTGGCGGACGACATTGTTTCTGCAGTTGCTTTGGCCCTGCCAATCGGTGTTCCAAAATTGATTGCGCCAGCCATGAATACCAACATGTATCTCAATCCAGCTACCCAGAATAATCTCGAAAAACTAGCTCGTTACGATTATCAGGAAATCAAGCCACGCGAGGCACTTCTCGCCTGCGGTGACTTTGGAACTGGTGCCCTTGCTGAAATTGATGCCATCTTAGAGAAAGTGAGTAAAACCCTTCATGAAGTCTAA
- a CDS encoding formate--tetrahydrofolate ligase, translated as MKTDIEIAQSIALKPITEVVEKVGISFDDIELYGKYKAKLSFEKINAVKHQDPGKLILVTAINPTPAGEGKSTITIGLADALSKIGKKTMIALREPSLGPVMGIKGGAAGGGYAQVLPMEDINLHFTGDMHAITTANNALSALIDNHIHQGNTIGIDQRRIIWKRVVDLNDRALRKVTVGLGGPLNGVPREDGFDITVASEIMAILCLATDISDLKERLANIVIGYRFDRSPVYVRDLAVEGALTLILKDAIKPNLVQTIYGTPAFVHGGPFANIAHGCNSVLATSTALRLADYTVTEAGFGADLGAEKFLDIKVPNLPKAPDAVVIVATLRALKMHGGVAKSDLAIENVEAVKAGFANLKRHVENVQQYGIPAVVAINEFVSDTADEIAALKELCQEIGVPVELASVWANGAAGGVDLAETLVATIEQQPSTYKRLYSEEDSLEEKVTKIVTNIYGGQGVVFEKKARTQLAEFAKNGWDKLPVCMAKTQYSFSDDPFALGAPTGFDITVREFVPKLGAGFIVALTGEVMTMPGLPKAPAALNMDVDADGNAVGLF; from the coding sequence ATGAAAACAGATATTGAAATTGCACAGAGTATCGCCCTAAAGCCAATCACTGAAGTTGTAGAAAAAGTGGGAATCAGCTTTGACGACATAGAGCTTTATGGGAAATATAAAGCCAAGCTTTCTTTTGAAAAAATCAATGCTGTCAAACATCAAGATCCAGGAAAACTAATCTTGGTAACAGCCATCAATCCAACTCCTGCTGGTGAAGGAAAATCCACTATCACAATCGGTCTGGCAGATGCCCTCAGCAAGATTGGCAAAAAGACCATGATTGCCTTGCGTGAGCCTTCTCTTGGTCCTGTTATGGGAATCAAAGGGGGAGCTGCTGGTGGAGGCTATGCACAGGTTCTCCCAATGGAAGACATCAACCTGCATTTCACTGGCGATATGCATGCCATCACAACGGCCAATAATGCCCTGTCAGCTCTGATTGACAACCACATCCACCAAGGCAATACTATCGGTATTGATCAGCGTCGCATCATTTGGAAACGGGTGGTTGACCTTAACGATCGTGCCCTTCGTAAGGTAACAGTTGGCTTAGGCGGGCCCTTGAATGGAGTTCCTCGTGAAGATGGATTTGATATTACCGTTGCTTCTGAAATCATGGCCATCCTTTGCCTTGCCACAGATATTTCTGACTTGAAAGAGCGCTTGGCAAATATTGTTATTGGGTACCGTTTCGACCGCAGTCCTGTTTATGTGCGTGATTTGGCGGTTGAAGGGGCCTTGACTCTGATTCTCAAAGATGCGATTAAGCCAAACCTAGTCCAGACCATCTACGGAACTCCCGCATTTGTTCATGGTGGACCATTTGCCAATATCGCCCACGGTTGTAACTCTGTTCTTGCGACGTCAACAGCCCTGCGCTTGGCAGATTATACTGTGACAGAAGCTGGTTTCGGTGCAGATCTTGGGGCAGAGAAATTCTTGGATATAAAGGTTCCAAATCTGCCTAAGGCACCAGACGCAGTTGTGATTGTTGCGACCCTTCGTGCCCTCAAGATGCACGGCGGCGTTGCCAAGTCTGACCTTGCTATCGAAAATGTAGAGGCGGTCAAAGCTGGTTTTGCCAATCTCAAACGTCACGTGGAAAACGTCCAGCAGTACGGTATTCCAGCAGTGGTTGCCATCAATGAGTTTGTTTCAGATACTGCTGATGAAATTGCTGCCCTCAAGGAACTTTGCCAAGAAATAGGTGTACCTGTTGAACTAGCTAGCGTTTGGGCAAACGGTGCAGCTGGTGGTGTTGACTTGGCTGAAACACTTGTTGCAACGATTGAGCAACAGCCGTCTACCTACAAGCGCCTCTATTCTGAGGAAGACAGTCTTGAGGAGAAGGTGACTAAGATTGTTACCAACATTTACGGCGGTCAAGGTGTTGTCTTTGAGAAAAAAGCCCGTACACAATTGGCTGAATTTGCAAAAAATGGTTGGGACAAATTGCCAGTCTGCATGGCTAAAACTCAGTACAGTTTCTCAGATGATCCATTCGCTCTTGGTGCACCAACTGGTTTTGACATTACTGTCCGTGAATTTGTACCAAAACTTGGTGCTGGCTTCATTGTCGCCCTCACTGGTGAGGTTATGACCATGCCTGGTCTGCCAAAAGCCCCAGCAGCCCTCAACATGGATGTGGATGCTGATGGAAATGCTGTTGGTCTGTTTTAA
- a CDS encoding ECF transporter S component: MKSKKSNQIATIAIFFAVMIVLNVLSSIIFNILPVPIKPTIVHIPVIIASIIYGPRVGASLGALMGIMSITHNTIILLPTSYLFSPFVENGNIYSVIIAVVPRILIGITPYFVYKWMKNRTGLLLAGAIGSMTNTVFVLGGIFFLFSSVFEGNIQAMLATVLGTNSIAEMIISAVLTAALVPTLQKVKK; encoded by the coding sequence ATGAAGTCTAAAAAATCCAACCAAATTGCTACAATTGCCATCTTCTTTGCCGTCATGATTGTCCTCAATGTTCTGAGTTCCATCATCTTTAATATCTTGCCGGTACCTATTAAACCAACTATCGTCCACATTCCTGTTATCATCGCTTCCATTATCTACGGTCCCCGTGTTGGAGCTAGCTTGGGCGCTTTGATGGGTATTATGAGTATCACCCACAACACCATCATCCTGTTGCCGACCAGCTACCTTTTCTCTCCCTTTGTTGAGAATGGTAATATTTACTCCGTCATCATCGCAGTGGTGCCGCGTATCCTTATCGGAATCACCCCGTATTTTGTATACAAATGGATGAAAAATCGCACCGGCTTACTTCTTGCTGGAGCGATCGGTTCAATGACCAATACTGTTTTTGTTCTAGGCGGTATCTTCTTCCTCTTCTCTTCTGTCTTTGAAGGAAACATTCAGGCTATGCTGGCAACCGTTTTGGGAACCAATTCTATCGCAGAAATGATAATATCTGCTGTTTTAACTGCAGCCCTTGTTCCAACTTTACAGAAAGTAAAAAAATAA
- a CDS encoding phosphopantothenate--cysteine ligase: MKILITSGGTSEAIDQVRSITNHASGHLGKIIAEACLAKGYEVTLVTTKNAVKPASHARLNLVEISNVASLQASLEPLVKNHQVLIHSMAVSDYTPVYMTGLEEVKQAEAIEDLLQKTNSENKISSKDDFQVLFLKKTPKVISQVKEWNPNIQLIGFKLLVGVPKEELFAVARDSIRRNQADYILANDLTEITADQHKAYLLDLKEEYPASTKQEIAQLILEKIAEKGE; encoded by the coding sequence ATGAAAATATTGATTACATCCGGCGGAACCAGTGAAGCCATCGATCAGGTTCGCTCCATTACCAATCACGCATCTGGACACCTAGGAAAAATCATTGCAGAAGCCTGTCTAGCCAAGGGCTATGAAGTCACTTTGGTTACAACCAAGAATGCTGTCAAACCTGCTAGCCACGCTCGTTTAAACCTAGTAGAAATCAGCAACGTTGCCAGTCTTCAAGCAAGTCTAGAACCCTTGGTAAAAAACCACCAGGTTCTCATCCATAGCATGGCGGTTTCTGACTATACCCCTGTTTATATGACTGGACTAGAGGAAGTCAAACAGGCTGAGGCGATTGAGGATTTGCTGCAAAAAACCAATTCGGAAAACAAAATTTCGTCCAAAGATGATTTCCAAGTTCTCTTCCTGAAAAAGACACCAAAGGTCATTTCCCAAGTAAAAGAGTGGAATCCGAACATTCAACTCATCGGATTCAAACTCTTGGTCGGTGTGCCAAAGGAAGAGCTGTTTGCTGTTGCCCGCGACAGTATCCGACGAAATCAGGCAGATTATATTCTCGCCAATGACCTAACAGAAATCACCGCAGACCAGCATAAGGCCTATCTGCTTGATTTAAAAGAGGAATACCCTGCCTCTACCAAGCAAGAAATCGCCCAGCTTATCTTAGAAAAAATTGCAGAAAAAGGAGAATGA